One stretch of Micromonospora cremea DNA includes these proteins:
- a CDS encoding molybdopterin oxidoreductase family protein, with protein sequence MVDRIADPWGERTPYGPGQEWPVRVDRFLDGDRTEADVDRWAQSASVLHSNGDAMDIAVAGGRIVGVRGRAVDRVNRGRLDPKDLYGWQANHSADRLTRPLVRDGDRLVETDWDTAMGRIVVRSKELLDGPGGWGHFGFYTTGQLFLEEYYTLGVIGKAGLGTPHMDGNTRLCTATAAAALKASFGTDGQPGSYTDVDHCDAIALWGHNVAETQTVLWMRMLDRRRGPNPPAMLAVDPRATPVAREADLHLAVRNGTNMALMNGLLREIIQRGWYDSDYVDAHTLGFEELCRTVDGYPPSRVADICDVPAVDVERAAELLGTSQRLLSTVLQGFYQSNQATAASCAVNNVHLLRGMIGRPGAGIYQMNGQPTAQNTRETGADGDLPGLRNWDNEQHVAELARLWNVEVDTIPHWAPPTHAMQIFRYAEQGSIKLLWISATNPAVSLPDLSRIRRILQQPELFVVVQDLFLTETAELADVVLPGATWGEKTGTFTSADRTVHISEKAVDPPGEARADLDIFLDYARRMDFRDRDGAPLIRWTAPEEVFEAWKECSRGRPCDYSGITYERLRGGSGIQWPCNDDHPDGAERLYTDGRFNTDPDYCETYGQDLATGAEFTEPEYRAKEPKGRAFLHAVDYQPSPEVPDEEHPMLLTTGRTVYQFHTRTKTGRAPQLNQAAPEVWVELNPADADRLGIVEGDLVGVSSARGAIQARARLCGIRPGVVFLPFHYGYFDQDPAERTPRAANELTITAWDAVSKQPLFKVAAVAVAKLADGRGVPSPAPTVGGSEPPPDADVPPTVGGPAAQATSGKE encoded by the coding sequence ATGGTCGACCGGATCGCTGATCCCTGGGGTGAGCGGACCCCGTACGGGCCGGGGCAGGAGTGGCCGGTCCGGGTGGACCGGTTCCTCGACGGTGACCGGACCGAGGCTGACGTCGATCGGTGGGCCCAGTCGGCGTCGGTGCTGCACTCCAACGGGGACGCGATGGACATCGCGGTCGCCGGCGGCAGGATCGTCGGAGTGCGTGGCCGCGCGGTCGACCGGGTCAATCGGGGACGGCTCGACCCGAAGGACCTCTACGGCTGGCAGGCCAACCACAGCGCGGACCGGCTGACCCGTCCGCTGGTCCGCGACGGCGACCGCCTGGTGGAGACGGACTGGGACACGGCGATGGGCCGGATCGTCGTCCGCTCGAAGGAACTACTGGACGGACCGGGCGGGTGGGGTCACTTCGGCTTCTACACAACGGGGCAGTTGTTCCTGGAGGAGTACTACACGCTCGGGGTGATCGGAAAGGCCGGCCTGGGCACCCCGCACATGGACGGCAACACCCGGTTGTGTACCGCCACGGCCGCGGCGGCGCTGAAGGCCAGCTTCGGCACCGACGGGCAGCCGGGCTCGTACACCGACGTCGACCACTGCGACGCGATCGCGCTGTGGGGCCACAACGTCGCCGAGACCCAGACGGTGCTCTGGATGCGGATGCTCGACCGGCGGCGTGGGCCGAACCCGCCGGCGATGCTCGCGGTCGACCCGCGGGCCACCCCGGTCGCGCGGGAGGCCGACCTGCACCTCGCCGTCCGTAACGGCACGAACATGGCCCTGATGAACGGGCTGCTCCGCGAGATCATCCAGCGGGGTTGGTACGACTCCGACTACGTCGACGCGCACACCCTCGGGTTCGAGGAGCTGTGCCGGACGGTCGACGGTTATCCACCCAGCCGGGTGGCTGACATCTGCGACGTCCCGGCCGTCGACGTGGAGCGCGCCGCCGAGTTGCTCGGCACCTCCCAGCGGCTGCTGTCGACGGTTCTTCAGGGCTTCTACCAGTCCAACCAGGCCACCGCCGCCTCCTGCGCCGTCAACAACGTGCACCTGCTCCGGGGCATGATCGGTCGCCCGGGCGCGGGGATCTACCAGATGAACGGCCAGCCCACGGCACAGAACACCCGGGAAACCGGCGCTGACGGCGACCTGCCCGGCCTCCGGAACTGGGACAACGAGCAGCACGTCGCGGAGCTGGCACGGCTGTGGAACGTCGAGGTCGACACCATCCCGCACTGGGCGCCGCCGACGCACGCCATGCAGATCTTCCGGTACGCGGAGCAGGGCTCGATCAAACTGCTCTGGATCTCCGCCACCAACCCGGCGGTATCCCTGCCCGACCTGTCGCGCATCCGGCGGATCCTCCAGCAGCCGGAGCTGTTCGTGGTGGTGCAGGACCTGTTCCTGACCGAGACCGCTGAGCTGGCCGACGTGGTGCTGCCCGGTGCGACCTGGGGTGAGAAGACCGGCACCTTCACCAGCGCCGACCGCACCGTGCACATCTCGGAGAAGGCCGTCGACCCGCCCGGTGAGGCCCGCGCCGACCTGGACATCTTTCTCGACTACGCGCGGCGGATGGACTTCCGCGACCGCGACGGCGCGCCGCTGATCCGGTGGACCGCGCCGGAGGAGGTGTTCGAGGCGTGGAAGGAGTGTTCCCGGGGGCGGCCCTGCGACTACAGCGGCATCACCTACGAGCGGCTGCGCGGCGGCTCCGGCATCCAGTGGCCCTGCAACGACGACCACCCCGACGGCGCCGAGCGGCTCTACACCGACGGCCGGTTCAACACCGACCCCGACTACTGCGAGACGTACGGCCAGGATCTCGCCACGGGCGCCGAGTTCACTGAACCCGAGTACCGCGCCAAGGAGCCGAAGGGACGGGCGTTCCTGCACGCCGTCGACTACCAGCCCTCACCGGAGGTGCCCGACGAGGAACACCCGATGCTGCTCACCACCGGGCGTACGGTCTACCAGTTCCACACCCGTACAAAGACCGGCCGAGCCCCACAGCTCAACCAGGCCGCCCCGGAGGTGTGGGTGGAGCTCAACCCGGCCGACGCCGACCGGCTCGGCATCGTCGAGGGTGACCTGGTCGGCGTCTCCTCCGCTCGCGGCGCGATCCAGGCGCGCGCCCGGCTCTGCGGCATCCGCCCCGGCGTGGTGTTCCTGCCGTTCCACTACGGCTACTTCGACCAGGACCCGGCCGAGCGCACACCGCGCGCCGCCAACGAGCTGACCATCACCGCCTGGGACGCGGTCTCCAAGCAGCCCCTCTTCAAGGTGGCCGCCGTCGCGGTGGCGAAACTCGCCGACGGGCGGGGCGTACCCTCGCCGGCGCCGACGGTCGGCGGCAGTGAGCCGCCCCCGGACGCCGACGTGCCGCCGACCGTCGGCGGACCGGCCGCCCAGGCGACCAGCGGGAAGGAGTGA